A region of the Dysidea avara chromosome 9, odDysAvar1.4, whole genome shotgun sequence genome:
AGCAGAAGCGCTACAGGAAGAGGCAAAACACATTGAACTAGTAATGATGTTTCTCATGATGTACCTATCTATAGAGTAAAGAGGTATAAAGTCTAGTTAGATCATCAGGGCTTGGTAAATGCTGGCAGGAAAACATTCTTCTGACAGTATCCATCCTGTTTATTTAGCAGAAACACTACAGGACGAGGCAAAATACATTGAACTAATAATGATGATTCTCATGATGTGCCATCTATAGAGTAAAGAGGTTTAAAGTCTAGTTAGACCTTCAGGGCTTGGTAAATGCTCTTACAGTTTTGGAGAACAGTTCAGTGGATGCCGGCACACTTGTTACACTACTGACTGATAATTTCAAGCAAATCTAATATGATGGGATACCATGAGATTGGACACCAGTATGATGTGTGGCATGTCATTTGCAAAAGATACATATCATCTTAATTTGCTATAGAAGTACTCTTTCAGGAATCAAGAAAGAACTTCTGAAACTATCCCAGACACTACtgtattttcatgcaaaaactttttgtgtaaatatttttgtatggtttatgtaaatgactgctctattagagtagttcaatcttttataaaaaaattttgtgcaagaaattttcatacaaattttgcatgcaaaaagTTATTTTATGATGaaaaaaaaagctaattacGATACTTAATTGCTCACTAATAGGAGAATGGTATTTTAGCCTTGCCAAAATTAtgcaaaaattaataatgaaattgTGCCCCCTTACTGTGATCTACATCACAATTGCATTGATATTATGCACATGTATCCACTGTGGCTGAGTATGTATACTGAAAACGGTTTATATAATTTAAAGTTGTGGCCCCTTGTGCTGTTATATGTTGCTGGATGGACAAGGGTGGATGCGTCTATGTCAAACTGATTGCAATTGTGTAAAAGTTAGTAGGTAAAAATCATGTCACCTCTGTATTGCAAGGATGGTAAATTTAGAGATGTTAGCATAAAAAggaaacaaactagtgtaaaaatcatttttaaaaattaaaacatggaaGGAATACAGATCGCTGGAAAAAGTAAGGAAACGAGAGTttaacaagccagcatgttaaggatctctatttggactcaaataaacatttacacagaagcattctcagtacttatctacCCCTGATTTAAGAAGAACTATTGTTTTTTCCTTAGTtcctaccatatccattgagtgaTATTTATCCTTCTGGTACAAATGTTCTTGTAACACTTGACTTTGAACTCGGTTCGGTCAAGAAAGTAATGTTAGGCACAAGTGACCAGTGATGGTTTTTGGATACCCGATGATGAAGTAAGGGTACTGACTGCAGAAATTAGCATTAACCAATAACTGCTTACTtgtgcaagtgtgtgtgtgtgtgtgtgtgtgtgtgtgtgtgctaatgTGCATGAAGTGTGATTGTAAGATGCTCAAAGAAATTAtcttacagtgtacatattttttactactatatatgtAGCTCATCACAACAATCCATTGAACGGGTAAGTAGTCAGTTTGTCAAAATTGTCTCTAGTGTGCAACTTTGTACAATGGTCTATCACTGTAGATGGTTATGCATATAATTAATTCTCAAAAGCTCACATATAACTGATACTTTGCAAGAAATtgaataaattaattatgtccAACCTTCTTTTGTTGTGAGGACATTGTGTCCGTCCAAATTTTATTGAAAAGCCAGACATGTAGGCTATTATGCATATATATCCAGTGATCAAGAATACGCTCAATACATTATGTTTCATGCAAGCTTTTTTGCAGAATGAACTttttacttactgtacataattatagtgtttattatttcagtgttaaaaatCATTAAATCAATTAAGTGTAGATATATACATACCTTGAAAGTTACTTGTTATTTATGCAGAGTTTGTGTACCAAGGGGTAGGCAATATGATATAAATCATTATTGTGCATGGAATTTGAAAGATGGTTCAACATTTTTCCCTTTAATATCTTTCACTCTTCCTTCATAAAATTCCATAAGTGTTATTGTAATTCTGTTAGCTACCAtctacgcaaggaaattttgatgtaagaaaaatttgatgaatttgacTTAGCTAAATAAATTTGTCAAATACCCATAAGCATCTTAATTAAAAGTACATGTTttatctacaatttcttgacTTTCATCAACTTGTCAAATCTGAAGTGTGAATTCATCATTTTTTTGTTATGTTAAAACTTGCTTGCGTGTGGTATTTCAACTTTTAAATTTTTCAGAATGTCAGGTCGTATTCATCTTTTGTATATGTAATaagatggatggctgtggtattcgggattaatagttctcatgGGAAATCGCTGCATGTTTTCCCACTGTGGTCCAAGTTTAACTTTAGGTAAGGAGATGCAGTGTGAGCTTTGATTTCTTCAGCTATTCAATAAAGACATGTACAGTCTTCCGCACTAACTTTAACATTATGTGACAACAATGTAATATCCAATCTCAAAATGAACCATCTATAAACCCTATAAAATTCCCCCATTAGCTAAGCCAGTTAGAGACCAGATCTTCGTATTTTGAAAAACCCCAGTTCACTTGGggtttttgaaaaaaaaaaaagatcttCATACCCTatcagtgcacacacacacaaacaccgcacacacacacacatacacacacacgcacacacacacacacaaacacacacacacacaaacacacacacacgcacacacacacacacaaacacacacacacacaaacacacacacacacatacacacacatgtatgtaaaAAGATTTGCTAAGAGTTGAGATAATCAGATTTGTAATAAGAAAACAGTCAAATTTCATTTGTTGCACACACTGTAATAAAGCCATCTAAAAGTATTCTTCCATGGATAATACTTAGCTTACTATTTCCTGGCTGAaattttgtttattttattataaTACTGGACATTGAGTGAAATATTGACTTCAGTGTTGTCCAGGGTACAAAATCAAAAACAAAGCGCTATTTTCTGGAATGCACTAAACGCAATGTTAACCCTTTGCACTAAACCAACAAAAATCCTATGTAAACTTTCATTGGTGCATGGTCATAAAAATGTGCATCTTCAAAGGATATTCATCATGAAAATGGATGAAAACTTGATGAAAATGCTTTGAATGAAAGCCATGCAATAGAAAGTCAAAGAAAACATATGTGAAAATACTTTTCACTGCATTTTCATGACCACCAATGAAAGCAAACCTTCACTTTTTACGGGGTCTTTCATAGGTTTAACTCCAGTAGCGTAAGTGATGCCATGGATCACATACTATCTTTACATGCAAAGCAGATCATTCTGTTACAGTTTTACACCTTATCCACTGTTAGTGCATGTGTACTCATTACTGTGTATACCACATGTTTTAATGTCATTTGTACTGTAGAAAAGCCACCTACACTCAGTACTTCAGAGACTGCAGTATTACAACAGACTATCCAAGATCTCCGTAAGCTACTTATCCAAAGAGATACACAAATTGAAAAGCTTGTACGTAGGTTATCATGCAGTTACACCATGCATGCACTttgatattatattatattcttGGTTACCGTTATGATGTGCTCAGTACTTTGAGGTAGTAAGAGCAACTGTGGCATTCAATAGTACTACGTATATAGACTGCAGATACTTGAAACTAATTGTCAAAGCTAATCTTCCAACATGGTTATCTTTCTGGATTTTTTTTGGTGTCTTTACTGATGTAGGGTCGTCTATAACCCATTAGACATCAGAGTGAGAGGTGCTGAAGCAGGATGGCCTGCTACAGATGCAGTGTTTATCATTGCTATTATTATGTGTGTATGCTCTCTTTAGATTTAATATAAAAATCTCATATAGCTAATTACAATATTTTTGTGACAGTCCATTAGTGCACAGATGCATCATGGATCCCATTTATACACAGATAATGTGATACAATATGCATGACAAGTGCTTTTGTCCCATAGAAATTAGAATTGGAAACTGCTGAAGAGAAGGCAACACATCTTGAGGCAAGAAAAGTTGAAGACGTTACCACATTGGTAAGAATCTTTCACATGCAGGGAGAAATGATGTGCAAGACTTACAAGTTTGCACTTGCACAGAAAATGTTCCTTTTCTTGCGAGATTCTTGCAAGTCACTTGCAGTATTGCAGGAATCTTGAATTGCATTTCTCCCTGGGTTTCTAGTACTTGCTGACAGTCCAGACATGATGGTGCATGTATAACATTTCCATTTTGTGTAGAAAGAAAACTTGATGAATTATATTAGTGGTTACATTTGGTAAGCAAGAAAATctgatgactgttctactacTGACTTACACAGATGCAATTTAACCCCAGAGATACGTACCATGACATTGTCAGCAGTAATTTATAAACCATGGCAACCATTTTTTTTGCATTTAACAGCTAATTATGGGGTCTGTTAATCACATGCAGACTTACCTTGTTAATCACCCATGTTTCGAAGCAACTAAGGAACTATCCCTGTTAAAGGAAGGCATTGAGAAGGACTTAGAACTGCAAAACTGAGATATTAGAAGAGTCAAATTTAATTAGAGCTAGTCACTCTACTCTTGTGCCTCATGCACTTATGTACAAAAAAATTCTCACTAAATTTTCTGGTAAAAAGTCTACAACtcttggtcccaaagtgttCCATTGCGATAATTTGGGAGATAGAGATGTGTGTTACATTAGGTGAACTGCTTTCATACAAATGAGTTATGATTTGTTTAATCATACCTGCATGCATGTAGCATATCTTTTGATATTGACAATACTTAGCATCTCACACACGTTCGAGTTATATACTTTCCATCACATATCCTCACACACATTATAACTcaaattcacacacacacacacacacacacacacacacacacacgcatgcacgcacgcacgcacacacacacacacacacacacacacacacacacacacacacgcgcgcgcgcacacacacccTCATGCACACTATATAATCACAGTACCCATGCATTTTACCAATATCCATACAGGGAATTAGTAAAGCAATACAAGTTTAGCATACCATAGAGCTACTTTTCTTGTCAGCTAGCTACTGATTTGCAACTATATATACAATTCCGGTTTCTTGATCCATCACCACTTTCCTACAAGATGAATTATGAATACTCAAATTTCTTGAACCAGCCTGTTGTTATGAGTTGAGAAATTCAATAAGTTGGTATAATCATGATGGATTTTGATGTTCTCCCAAACTATAAGATTTTTAATATCAATGGCCAAACTGACCATCATAGTTGAGTAGCCAATTATAGGCATTTGCAAATACAATGGCTGAATGTTAGATCTGTCACATTGTGCATGTGGTAATCTAATGAGTCAACATCAACTgtttgtgtgtactgtgtacacAACAAGCTTTTGTGCAGTCTTCTTGTCAGCcataatcggatggctgcaggttcgaggctgcccaggtccagtcatggattttttcttctttctcctacttttcaaacatacttagtgcagttaatataaacatcttaggcctttataaggccttctggtatacaggctgtgcctttaccagatactttaatcataatcataatatgcTAGTGGTTATTATAACCCCCTGATCAAATATGTAAATTCCTTTGATCTCCCCATGCAAAGTGCTACATGTCATGTAGCTATATGCCTTCAAATAAAAACAGCTAATTTAAATGCTTTGGTAGGACTTCACCTATGCTTTTACAAGAACACCAGTACCACATGTCTGATCAATCTTAGCACAAGTTTCAGTACCATGAGTCTATTGCATGCACCACAACTTGTCATTTAAAGATGTCCAGGAAGGTTCTCAGTAATGTGTAAATATTTCCTATATTTCTATCTGTTCAGTGGTATGGCCAAAAAATGGGCATTACACCGGCCATTTTAATGGGCCTTGAAATTCATCAGTGATATGTAATAATTTTCATGGGTATTTAGCTAGTAATGTGTAGTTATAGAAGACTTTAATCGGGGCCAGCATATCCCTCAGTTACTGCtgaccatagattatagacacCGGTCTATGCGCTCAGACACAGCTATTCAGAGGCGCGCCGCTATTTCGTGCGGTTGGTCACAGAACTATGGTATAGGTCAGAGTTCAGTGCTTCCGCAGTTCCGTCTCAACTTGAGATGAAGATGCTGTTTGTGTTAATTCTCTTCATTTTGTGCGCAAGTGCTGTGATTGCACAGAATGAACCAGAAAGAGACAAAGCCAACACTTCGCTGCGGGAGTATTTACAGATAGCGAAAGCGGATGGAATAATATCAAAGCAACAATTAGTGAAGCTACAAGATTTAGCCGTCAGTTTAGGTTTACCTTTGGACGATGTGGCACCAAGAGAGCCTCCTAAAGATATTTCTGCTGCTAAACCTGGGGTGTTTATGAAACTCTACAATCGTCTGACTTTGTTGAATGTTCTCTATTTTGGTGGTGGGTTATTGGTGATGGGAGCTGCAACCTTGTTCATGACATTGGCATGGGAGAAACTATCTGGAATTACCTTGTTTTTAATAATAGGCATCATGTCAGCTAGTGCTGGTGGTACTGGTGTTTTGCTGTGGAATAATGAAGAGTATGAAATGGCTGGAGGACTGTGAGTTTGACATAAGTGGTTTAAATTGTTTATGAAAAGTGTTTTTTGACATTCTAGGTTGTGCTGTATCAGTGTTTCACTAGTTCCGTTTGCAGTTTATAGTTTTGAGAGAGGACTTGGCTGGTGGCCAAAAGGAAAAGACCCAGGGGTGTTTCAAGACTTCAGAGTATACGTTCGGGCTGGCTGGGTATTAATGGAAGTTGCTACAGTTATTGTTGGATTAgcgtatattaaatttgttcgATTTCCATTTATACTTGCTCCTGTATCATTCAGTTTGTGGTTTCTGTCAATGGATTTAACTCCCTTACTTCCACAATATATCTCAAATTTGTACCAAACTAGACGCTGGGTTTCTTTGTTGTTTGGATTGGCTACGATCATTGCAGGGTTTGTAACAGAACTTACTCTGGGAAGCCACCCGGACTTTGGTTTCTGGTTGTATATATTTGGGATAATTCCATTCTGGTTTCCACTAATGCTTGAATTTCCAAATGAAGAGATACTCCATTCAGTTCAACTGATAGTAAATGCTTGCTTGGTTATAGTAGGAGGTGAACTTGATAGAATGACCTTTCAGTGGTTTGGAGTGATTGGAATGTGCTTATCCACAGCTGGGGTATTTTATACCAAAAGTGCACAGTCAACATCTTTGTGGATGCTAAAGGCTGTACTGGCTTGTGTCCTGTTATCACAGTCACTGAAGACTGCTACTTGGTTACAAGTTATCGGTGCTATAGTTGGTGTTGTAGCTTTCAACATCAATGCTGCAAAATTTTACCAGCGTGGAGAAATATATTTTCTAATTCAACTATTCACAAATCTTGGGTATCTAATTAGCTTGGCTAAACTACTCAGCCCCAATTTTGTGGAAGTGTGGTTTGTATCGTTTGACTTGAGAAACTTATTTGCCCTCGTTTGTTCTGCTGGTGTAGCCTGTTTCCATCTACACATACCACTTTCAGATAACCCTTACTTCTTTTGCTACCGATTCATAATCAGCGTGTTCCTTTCCCTGTTCCTCCTGTTACTGCAAGAAGGACTGTTTGTCATGGCTGGATTAGCTGGCATCCCTGTCATTTTATGTTATGTACCACAGAAATACTTGTACAACATAAATCATTCGCTCCCACTTCTTTTACTGTTGACGGCAGCTTCAGTATTTGGCATTGCCTTTAGTTCCATGCTTCACTCACAGCTAATTTACTATTGTTGTTGCATAATATGTGTGTGGTTGCTGCACTGGTTATATTCTAAATCACGAAATGTTGGTGTCCTAGTGGTCATGATTCTGGTACTAATATCTATTCCACTACAGTCAAAATCTTTACTCACAATTTGTGTGTTGTACTTTTTCTTCTACCTTACTTGGTTGGCTTATAGAGTGTTCAAACATTCACTAATGTTTCCAGTTGTTCTTGTAGCAATGGGACTAGGGGTAATATTTCTAGCTGTGCAGTATCAGCAATATGAAATGTCTATTAACAACCTTTTCAATCAGCTAACACCAGATATTGTCCATCATGTTCTGAGTGATTATACACATTGGGAATTTGTTCATAAGTACAAAATATCACCTCAACTGTCCAGTTCTACTGTCACTGTTGTTTTTAACTATGTGTTTTGGTCATCAGCTGCAGTGAGTGGCTTCATTGCACTTTCTGGTCCAGTGTTAATAGGTCTCAccttagttgttattgtattgTTGATGATGTTATATATAGTAACAAATATACTGGAGGCGTTTGATAAACAATCAGTTGGAAAAGTGAAGGTATTTATGTAACATTGTCTAATAGTCATGTATATTCACACACATTGATGCCATTTTTATGGACTTCTCATGTTTATACTAGGACTAAATTTGGTTGTATGAATCTCATTGTGAATTCATTCTAccattatagtatgttcacgttgagctgaaccctcaaaaacatttaataactcatggatgcaattacacacaatcttgaaatttggctcatttgtagtactgcttgacccgctaaaaatatttcaaaatcttgttcaaatgttagacatagtatttacggtcaatcaaaattttcacaatacatttcctatgggaagccatataagtacagtgtccaatacagccctttcccgaacttgtaatggagccaaaccgtacatgtctgttgttgacacctttgctgttaccaataatcatctggttggctgaaatgttaactctgttgagaaaaaatccacttttaatttttagccgtttttcaggattcagctcaacgtgaacatactatagacaaTACATATATAGATATCGTATTGTGCATCAGTTGCTTTCACTATCAAAAGGTATCTGAATAGAACTGTTTCATTTGTAGTGTGAGGTTACTTTTAGAATTACATAAACTTTTCATCTAGGTTAATTCTTTCACAATCAAAGGTGGTGGAAAAGAGTTTGAAGACCACGGTTTAATAATTTCTGTTGTTGGAACTAAGCCTGAAGAAATGCAAAAGCCATCTTATCTACAAATGGATGTTGGAGGTGGTTCATTCTGGGAGAAAGTTGAGAGAAATTTTGGATCATTCCCAGTTTCCCTAGCCAGGTAAGGGTTGAGTAATGAATGATTCATGTACATCCTTGTAAATCAGAGGCCTCAGATCATTATTTTGTGTCTGTCCCTGGGTATTTTATTGCCTCTTTGTAATATTATGTGTTTTCATAGTTGTGTAGCTTTCCAGTGGTTGATCaagctacatgtaccaaattttcaaacTATCCTTACCTTCCAGCATATCCACTGCAAAAGTAGCGAACAGCctagtttcctgccattttagatagctttttcaTGGGGTTAAATGTATAAAATGGTGGGGAAATGGTTGGTTTTAAAATAGAAGTGAGATGGATATCATATTGACCAAGTTGTATACTAGGGCTCAAAACCACCAGTACTGATATCCAACACCACAGCTATACAGCCAGATCCAGTCAACCCCATGCCTTAGACTGCTATCTTAGCTACTGGGCCTGGAAaatgcagccagcaaaagcagctGCAGACTATTAATTTCTGGTTGATTTTGGCATTGAAAATTCATCAAATGAAACCTGCTGTCCCAGGTGATAAGGCCAGTTTTCCCTATTTTTGCTATACATGTgcatcagaggaggttggacacaatacaagcgcttctgaaatttattactgttaattgcatatttctaatatgtgaCGAGGAGttagtgatagaagaaatgtttagcaatatccacaccacattaccttgtgcttcttaagatgaacagcaaattcttattgcaaggcggGTGTGCGACTTTCTTATTCTCTTTCGATTCTCTGTGAGGCTAAACTAGTGGTGTCCGCTAATCTTTTTCAATATCCTGAGAGGttttgttagcatgcacattgctttcttcaacaattattgtgcttaaatacacgtacataaggcgtccctatagtattacacatggattccacccagcaAACGCTACACACGTGATCCCCATAGATTTCAAGAGCGATTTACgcgcctggagtagtggggttgaccggctgaatagactaaacttgaagtactctcgaatggtatttgtgaaaactttcgtgaacacttggttaaactttcaatacaatatgtatgcgctcacgtgtgcatgtccaacctcctctgcatcTTAAGAAACAACTTTTAATTATAATGACAATTTAAAAGTACAGCgctccctcgattatccaaacagaagagttgattgctctattagagtatttttttgtctaagatgtatgttctattagagtatttgaacagggccTGAACATTTTGGTTATCTGAACACTAAATCAATTTTAATTGCATAATTTGTTGTAATGTTTAGGTCAATATTTCTACCTTACAAATTGACTCCAGACTTGGTTGAGTTCACAAGTTTCCAAGAGGGCAGTACTTCATTTAAAGTCACCATCTACCTGGCGACTGGTAAGAACAACTCAAGAAGAGTCAGCAAACCTAGAATTGCAAGTGTCTTAAACACTCTACGAGGCACTCATCTGCAGTGTATCCTGAGGTTCTCTACAGCTTGGTACAAGCCATACCAACAGCTGTGTACTGTTGATACCAACATTGATGAAATACATGACAAATTTAATGAAAAAAAGAAACACTGAGAACAGATAAATTCAGtgtgtgcaaaaaaattttgtgtGAAATTACACTTtactataaaaataaatttatgTAAACTTGCAGTTCTGGTATTTcacccacacacatacatgtacatactgacACACTGGAGTGTTGAGCAGTGCATTAGTTATTCATGTCTTGTAGTGGCCCCACATAAATTTCCTTTTGTGGCTTATAGACTGGCTGAAGGTGTACAAGATATCGGGTCATGTCCACATCTAGTTGATTCTTCAAGTGCTTGAAATAATCCACAGTGTGTTCATTTTCAGCTTTCTTAGACTGTAGCTCAATTTCAGTCTAAAAATGAAATCACAGTTCACAACAAATCCGTATTACTGTACTTTCCAAGTCACAGGTACTGAACACAAGTGCATTGGTAATGCAATATTATGGGCTTGCACAGTTACTGTACATAATGTCTCCAGGGTACAGAAAATCATTTTTTCAATTTCCATACCTTCCGTGCTAGCGAAAGGATTTGACTATTTATTTGAAAAAGTTGATGTCATTTTGTACAGTACCATGAAAGGGATTAGAGTTTTGAGAACAGATGGTGGTTTACATATACTGGCCTTACACACTCTTTAGATGCCCAGTAGTTGCATATACACTAGTACAGCTACATATAGTGTGTATTTTACTTGACATACTGCAGGCTTTAATGGTAGGTGCAGCAAAACAATATCACAGATTCATGGGGATTTTtctgaataaataataaatggAATTTCAGTTACAGTAGTATTTGGAATCCAATGCAAATGCCAAGTGCCCCTAAATCAGCAAATCTATGCTTTTTGTGTAGTGTATAAACAAGTAAAATATTAATGTTCTAAGAGTatgtggttgttctattagagtatttatatgTGAGTTTAGAGGTGAATTCAACAAAAGACCATGTGTGACTATTAATTTGACAACTAGTACCCTACAAACACCATCATGATATCAGTCACCTAGCTTGTCTAGACCACAATAATAATTAGTATTTCCAAACTGTATTCTGTTATCTATAGACATGCCCAAAATCTCCTAGCAATGTGTTAAGACAGTGGATACAGTAAGCTGTTAATCTTGAAGCTGGTGATGTGATATGCTACAAGCTTGTAAACCTGATGCAAGGAGATAATAGTTACAATGGAGTTAATTTATTCCAGCAAAATCCCCAATGGCTCGGCCATATCACTTGTTGTGGAAGTGGTGGCACCGTATTCAAATAATGAAAATGCCCAACTCACCTCTGCATCATCTTGCTTTAACTGTGATTCATGGACTATGGACTCCAGCTCAAGATCATGACCTCGACTTAACTCTTCTATCTTCTGACTATACTCCTGTATCTTACGCTCTGCTTCCTGCTCTGTAGAATTAATTTATATAGTGTATATAATTACTAAATCAAGTATTCTTACTAAGTTTTCCCCTCTGCATTTCCCTCTTGAGTTTAAATTCTGCTAACATCTGTTCCTGCTCTTCAGTCTCAGCACTTAGTTTTAGTTGTATACGCTTCATGATCGCACCATCATGAGTGTTCTGTGCATTACATTGAGCATAAGTAAATGGATCAACACAAATAGACCTTATCTTCTGAAGTATCTACTGAATTATTGTAGCACTTATAAAAGAATTA
Encoded here:
- the LOC136265662 gene encoding uncharacterized protein, giving the protein MKMLFVLILFILCASAVIAQNEPERDKANTSLREYLQIAKADGIISKQQLVKLQDLAVSLGLPLDDVAPREPPKDISAAKPGVFMKLYNRLTLLNVLYFGGGLLVMGAATLFMTLAWEKLSGITLFLIIGIMSASAGGTGVLLWNNEEYEMAGGLLCCISVSLVPFAVYSFERGLGWWPKGKDPGVFQDFRVYVRAGWVLMEVATVIVGLAYIKFVRFPFILAPVSFSLWFLSMDLTPLLPQYISNLYQTRRWVSLLFGLATIIAGFVTELTLGSHPDFGFWLYIFGIIPFWFPLMLEFPNEEILHSVQLIVNACLVIVGGELDRMTFQWFGVIGMCLSTAGVFYTKSAQSTSLWMLKAVLACVLLSQSLKTATWLQVIGAIVGVVAFNINAAKFYQRGEIYFLIQLFTNLGYLISLAKLLSPNFVEVWFVSFDLRNLFALVCSAGVACFHLHIPLSDNPYFFCYRFIISVFLSLFLLLLQEGLFVMAGLAGIPVILCYVPQKYLYNINHSLPLLLLLTAASVFGIAFSSMLHSQLIYYCCCIICVWLLHWLYSKSRNVGVLVVMILVLISIPLQSKSLLTICVLYFFFYLTWLAYRVFKHSLMFPVVLVAMGLGVIFLAVQYQQYEMSINNLFNQLTPDIVHHVLSDYTHWEFVHKYKISPQLSSSTVTVVFNYVFWSSAAVSGFIALSGPVLIGLTLVVIVLLMMLYIVTNILEAFDKQSVGKVKVNSFTIKGGGKEFEDHGLIISVVGTKPEEMQKPSYLQMDVGGGSFWEKVERNFGSFPVSLARSIFLPYKLTPDLVEFTSFQEGSTSFKVTIYLATGKNNSRRVSKPRIASVLNTLRGTHLQCILRFSTAWYKPYQQLCTVDTNIDEIHDKFNEKKKH